The Athalia rosae chromosome 4, iyAthRosa1.1, whole genome shotgun sequence DNA segment TACATCGTGTAATCGGGATTAGGTAACATGGAGGCGTGCGTCACTCTCCAACTTCTGTCGGCCGCGCCGTCGTAAACGACGATTCctgggagggaagaaaaaaaaaaaaaatataccaaaaatgattttccatCTCCGATTCGTCGTCGCCGATTCTATCACGATTTCTCACCTGCGTTCGCCGTGTCCGTGATGTATATGAAAACGTCGTCGCAAGTCGTGGCCGACGTCTCGTCGATGACGAGATTGGTGAAGAGCGAATTTTGCCGGACCGACTGTTTCGGAGAGGCGAAGAGAAACcggagaggagggaaaagaagaaaaaaaaaaaaattagcggcGAATTTTAATACCTGCGAGCAAATCGATACACGATCCCGACAAGCcgccattattttttcatccgagtaGAAAGTTTGCGGTTTTCTAAACGCGTGTAAAGCGATCCCCGCGTATCGTTAtaatcctcgtcgtcgtccttgttataattatcgtcgtcgtactTACGTCCCGGGGGAATTGTATCGTGCGGACCAATCGATCGGTCTGAAGATCGAACACCAATAATTTCGGTGGGCAGACGGTCGTGAAATCGTCGATCGAGGTCATCACTCCGCTGTCGAGTACCCAGAGTCTGTTGCACCTGTCCAGACGGATTCTGTAGACGGATATCAATCCGCTACAATTCAAATCGCCCCTACCGGCGCCGTGCCATTCCCACGACGGAAAAGCCTGCGAAACGGGCGATAAATCGACCCGGAaaatacgttaaaaaaaaccgtccgatcgaacgactcgtttccgagcgggacATCTCACCTGGAGCTGCGGGCTGCTTCCCGCGGGAACGTCCCTGGGGATGAAACTTATGGTGGCCGGAACTCCGGCCCGGAGTCTCGGGGTCGCTACGAATATGCGATGCCACGCGACCTCGATACCGGTCGGCACTACGTTCTCTGGACGAAAACTGCCCAGGTACGTCGGGTCGTAGGGAAACGCGTAGTCCAAGAGCTGCCATTGGGCTATAGTCTCGAGCTGGTCGTCGTTCCTCACCGGAGGAACTCCGAGGGCCGAACAAAATACCGCGAGCAAATAGGTCGCCAAAATGTTGTTCCTgttgaagtagaaaaaaaatatcgcgaatctTATCGAGGAATTCGTTGGGGACGTT contains these protein-coding regions:
- the LOC105693807 gene encoding protein yellow; amino-acid sequence: MKNNILATYLLAVFCSALGVPPVRNDDQLETIAQWQLLDYAFPYDPTYLGSFRPENVVPTGIEVAWHRIFVATPRLRAGVPATISFIPRDVPAGSSPQLQAFPSWEWHGAGRGDLNCSGLISVYRIRLDRCNRLWVLDSGVMTSIDDFTTVCPPKLLVFDLQTDRLVRTIQFPRDSVRQNSLFTNLVIDETSATTCDDVFIYITDTANAGIVVYDGAADRSWRVTHASMLPNPDYTMYQIGSDTFELFDGVVGLGFSARLGTLYFQPLATDRLFSVPTSALQAGPLPFGEQLPVTLVGRKSSQGIGLGVDPTDDSILFAPLTETAIAAWQPQTNNQRILAYSPEQLQFTAEIRWVERDGGNIWALSSRFQKFFKNQINPRDINLRIMRIRNAPIHQPSGPLLPPANIYRQIYPVFGRNFYNNTAIGF